A region of the Actinomycetes bacterium genome:
AGGACCGCGGCTACCGGATCCCGCCGCTCAGCGACCTGGACGCCGCCGCCCTGGTGCGCTCACCCAAGGCGGCGCCGCTGCTGTTCGGCTACCGCGGCGCGGAGACCATGGACGTCGCCGCGCTGGAGGACCTGCTGCTGCGGGTGAGCCGTCTCGCGGACGACCTGCCCGAGCTGGCCCGGCTCGAGCTCAACCCGGTGCTCGCCACGCCGTCCGGGGTGGCGGTGCTCAGCGGCTCGGCCCGGTTGGCGCCGCCGGTGGCGCGCAGGGACTCGGGGGCGCGTCGGCTTGGCTGACCCGGGCCGGCCCACGGTCGAAACCGATTCGGCTGCTGTTGGTGGCATGCGGAAGACTGGTCTGTCGTGTCCAGCGCACCTCTGCTCGCCGAGCCTCCGTCCCCTCACGCGACGCCCCGACTGCCGGCGGCCGCCCGCCGGCTGCTGACCGGGACGGCGCTGTCGGCGCTGGGCAACGGGCTGGTGCTGCCGTTCCTCGTCGTCTACCTGCACGACGTGCGCGGCATGTCGACGTCGGTGGCCGGCCTCGTGATCGCCTGGCAGGCGGTCATCGGGTTCGCGATCGCGCCGCTCGCCGGCGCGCTCATCGACCAGGTCGGCCCCCGCCGCGTGGTGGTGGTGTCGCCGCTCGTGATGGCCGGCGGAGCCGCCGGCTACGCGCTCGTCCAGGTGCCCTGGCAGGCATTCACGACCGCCACGGTGCTCGCGGTGGGCGGCGCGGCGATGTGGCCCGGGGTGTCCACCCTGATGGCCCGGATCGTCCCGGAGGAGCAGCGGCAGCGAGCCTTCGGGCTCCAGTTCATGCTGCTCAACCTGGGCATCGGGCTGGGCGGCCTCATCTCGGGGCTCGCGGTGGACACCTCCCGGCCGATCACGTTCGAGCGGCTGTACCTGGTCGACGGCCTCACCTTCCTGCTGTACGGCCTGATCGTCTCGACGCTGCGTGATGTGGGCGGTCCGCTGCCGGCGACGAAGGAGCACGAGCAGGGCGGCTACCGCGACGTGCTGCGCGACCGCGCCATGCTGCGGCTGTCAGCGGTCGCGCTGGTCCTGCTGGCCTCCGGGTACGGCGCGCTCGAGCTGGGCTACCCGGCGTTCGTCACCCAGGTGCTCCACGTCGCCCCGCGGGTCATCGCGTTCGGGTTCGTCGCCAACACGCTGGCCATCGTGCTCGGGCAGATGTTCGCGATCCGGCTGATCCAGGGCCGGTCCCGCAGCCGGGTGCTGGCCACGGTCGGCGTGCTGTGGGCGGTCTCCTGGGGCGTGCTGGGGCTGGCCGTGCCGATCTCCACGCAGGTGGTCGTCGTCACGCTGGTGCTGGTCGCGCCGGTGGTGTTCGCCCTCGGGGAGACGATCTTCCAGCCGGTGATGCCGGCGCTGGTCAACGAACTGGCCCCCGCGCACCTGCGCGGTCGCTACAACGCCATGTCGTCGCTCGTGTGGAACGTGGCCGGCGTGGTCGGCCCGGCCATCGCCGGGCTGCTGCTGGGTGCGCACCTCGGGGGGCTGTGGATCGCCGTGGTGGCGGGTGGCTGCCTGGTCGCCGGGGCCGCGGCGCTGCGGCTGCGTCGCGCGCTGACCCCGGCGCAGGACGGCCTGCTGCCCGCCGAGGTGGGCTGACCGCGCACCCCCCGCAGGTGCGAGACTGGGCGCCATGGCAGACCGAGGCACCACCATGGCCGGCGACCTGCGTGCGGCGATCCAGCGAGCGGGGTACTACCCCGAGCTGGTCGCGGAGAGCATCGACACGGCCCTCTCGGGCCAGCCGGTGGTCTCCTGGCTTGTTCACCACGAGGCGGCGTTCGACCGGGACGAGCTGCGCCGGCACGTGACGGTGCTGGCGCTCAGCCCGACCCGGCTGGTGGTCAGCCACACCGACGACCACCCCGCGGACGCCGGCAACCCGACCCCGTCGGCCACGACCTCCACCGAGACGGTGGCGGTCCGCCAGATCGGCTCGGTCGTGGTCAGCCGCACGGTCGCGGACCCGGTCCGGCACGTGACCGGGACGCTGCCGCGCGAGGTGGTGCTCACGGTGGGCTGGGGAGCGGTCTCCCGGCTCGACCTGGAGCCGGCCACCTGCGGCGACCCCGAGTGTGACGCCGACCACGGCTACACCGGGACCACGACCGCCGACGACCTGTCGGTGCGGATCAGTGCTGAGGGCGACGGGGAGGACGCCGTGGCCCAGGCCCTGGAGTTCGCCCGCGCCCTGTCCGCGGCCACCACAGCGGTGCAGTGACGGCCGCCGTCCGGCTGGAGGGCGCCGACCAGCTGGTCGCCCCGGCGTACGGCCAGGACTGGATCGGTGCCCTGCTGCCGTCGCTGGCTGCCGGGATGGGCGTCGACGGGTTCACCGACCTGCTCGGGCTCGACCCGGTCGACCGGGCCGCCGTCCTGCTGATCGACGGGCTCGGCCTCGACTGGCTGCGCGAGCAAGCTGACGTCGCGCCGTTCCTGGCCGCGGCGGCCGAGGCCGGGGGCTGGCGGACCCTGACGGCCGGGTTCCCGTCGACGACGGCGTCCAGCCTGGGCTCGCTGGGCACCGGGCTGCCGACCGGGGAGCACGGGCTGGTCGGCTACACGTTCGCGCTGCCGGGGGCGCACCACCTGCTCAACTGCCTGCGCTGGGACCACGAGGTCGACCCCCACGAGGTGCAGCCGCTGCCCACCCTGTTCGAGCGGCTGGCCAGCGCCGGGGTGGCCGCCAGCCACCTGGGCCCGCGGTCGTTCGCGGGCAGCGGCTTGACGACGGCGGCGCTGCGCGGCGCGCGCTATCCCGGGGCCGAGACGGCCGGGGAGCTGGTGGGCGGCGTGGCCCGGGAGCTGCGGGCCCCCCGCGCGCTGCTGTACCTGTACTACGGCAACCTCGACCGGGTCGGCCACAGCCGTGGCTGTGCCTCCCCGGACTGGCGGGCCCAGCTCGCCCACGTCGACCTGCTCGCCCGGCAGGTCGCCGAGGCGCTCCCACCCGGCGCGCAGCTGCACGTCACCGCCGACCACGGGATGCTCGACGTCCCGCCGCAGGCCCGGATCGACATCGAGTCCGACTCCCGGCTCCGCGCCGGCGTCCGGCTGCTGGGCGGCGAGCCCCGGGCCCGGCACGTCTACGTCAGCCCCGGCGCCGCTGCCGACGTCCTCGCCGCCTGGGCGCAGTTGCTGGGGGAGCGGGCTTGGGTGCTGTCCCGGGAGCAGGCGGTGGCGGCCGGCTGGTTCGGTCCGACGGTGTCCGAGAGGGTACTGCCGCGCATCGGTGACGTCGTCGCCGCGGCGCGCGGCGACTGGGCCCTGGTGGCCCCGCACAGCCAGCCGTTGGAGTCCGCCCTCGTCGGCTACCACGGCTCGCTCACCCGGGCCGAGATGCTCGTCCCGCTGATCACGGTGCGGGGCTGACTCGGGTGGCCGAGCTCGTCTTCTTCAGCGGGACCATGGACTGCGGCAAGTCCACCCTCGCCCTCCAGCTGGACCACAACCACGCCGCCCGCGGCCGGGCCGGGATCATCTTCACGGCGCACGACCGGGCCGGGTCCGGGCGGCTGTCCAGCCGGCTCGGACTGCTCGCCGAGGCGGTCGAGGTCAGCCCGGCGCTGGACTTCTGGCAGCACGTCACCGGCGTCCTGCAGGCCGGTGGCCGGATCGACTACGTGGTCTGCGACGAGGCGCAGTTCTACACCCAGGAGCAGGTCGACGCCTTGGCCCGGCTGGTCGACGAGCTCGGCATCGACGTCTTCGCTTTCGGCATCACCACCGACTTTCGCACCCGCCTGTTCCCGGGCTCCCAGCGGCTGCTCGAGCTGGCCGATCGGGTGTCCCTGCTGCAGGTGGAGGCGCTGTGCTGGTGCGGCGCCAGGGCCACCCACAACGCACGCACCGTCGACGGCGTCATGGTGGTCGAGGGCGAGCAGGTCGTCGTGGGCGACACCGAGGTCGACGTGGCCGGTGCGGGCGGCGAGGTCGGGTACGAGGTGCTGTGCCGGGCCCACCACCGCCGGCGGATGACCGCGGCGACGGCCACCTCGTCGACGCTGTCGCCGGAGACGCTGCCGTTCGGCAACGGGGTGGACGCCGGGCATGGGTAGCCCGCTGGTCGACGTCGCGGCGCTGAGCGCGGCGATGCTCACCGGCCGGCCGCCGGTGCTGCTGGACGTGCGTTGGCAGCTCGGTGGCCCGCCGGGGCTGTCGGAGTACCGGCTCGGTCACCTGCTGGGGTCGGCGTTCGTCGACCTGGACGCCGAGCTGGCCGGACCGCCCGGGATCCGCGGCCGGCACCCGCTGCCCGACGTCACGGTGCTGCAGGCGTCCCTGCGGCGGGCCGGTGTCACGGCGTCCCGCCCGGTGGTGGTCTACGACGGCGGCAGCGGCATGGGTGCGGCCCGGGCCTGGTGGGTGCTGCGCTGGGCCGGGCACCCGGAGGTCTCGGTGCTGGACGGCGGGCTGCCGGCCTGGCGCGACGCCGGCCGACCGCTGGCCGCCGGTGACGGGCCGCCGCCGGCCGAGGGGGACTTCACGGTGCTCCCCGGGTCGATGCCGACCCTGGACGCCGACGGCGCGGCCACCCTCGCCCGCGCCGGCGTCCTGGTCGACGTCCGGGCGGGGGAGCGCTACCGCGGCGAGCAGGAGCCGATCGACTCGGTGGCCGGACACATCCCGGGGGCGGTGAACGCGCCGGTCACCGAGCTGTACGAGCCGTCCGGCCGGCTGCTGCCCGAGCCGGTGCTGGCCGCTCGGTTCGCCGAGCTGCTCGGCGAGGGGCGCGACCGCGGACCCGTCGGCGCGTCCTGCGGCTCCGGCGTGAGCGCCGCCCAGCTGGTGCTGGCGCTTGAGGTGTGCGGGATCCCGGCCGCGCTCTATGTCGGCTCGTGGAGCGAGTGGATCACCGACCCGACCCGTTCGGTGGCCACCGGGCCGGACCCGGGCTGACCCCGGTCAGCGGCCGGAGTCGTCGTCCTTGCTGCTCATGCCGAACAGGATCTCGTCCCAGCTGGGGACGGGCGCCCGCTTGGACGTGCGCTTCGCCGCGGGGGCGGCTGCCGGCGCGGGGGCCGCGGGGGCGGGCCGCTCGGACGCGGCGGGGGTCTCCGCCGGGGGAGCCATCCGCTCGACCGGCACCGTGTCGTGCTGCCGGGTCGGCTCGTCCGGCTCAGGGGCCTCCTCCGGGGACGGCACCGGGGCCAGCCGGCGGACCGCCTTGCTCGGCGGCTCCGGGGCGGCCCGCTCCTCGTCGGTCAGCCAGCGGGACTCGTCGTCGTCCGGTTCGATCGTGCGGCGCGCCGGGTCGAAGATCCAGCGGGCCAGCCGCTCGCGCCCGGCGGCGGAGTAGCGCAGCAGCACCTCCCAGCGGGCGTCTTCGCGGCGCCAGGAGTCCCACTCGAGGTCCTCGGGGGAGACTCCCCGCTCCTCCAGCCGGGTGGCCACCAGGGTGCCCAGGGGGGTGCTCGTGGAGTCGGTGACCCGGCGGACGCCCACGGCCCGGGCCGACTCGGCCATGTGGTTGCGTTCCTGCAGGATCGGGCCCTCGTAGCGGCGGACCCGGTCCACCGGGACCCCGGCCGCGACCGCGACCTCCTCCGAGCTCTGCCCGGCCCGGATCCTGGCCTGGATCTCCCGGGGCCGCAGCCGGCTCTCCATGTTGATCTGCAACTGGCCCAGCCGGGCCCGGTCGCCCCGCAGGGCGGCGTGGATGCGCTCGTCGACGGGCACGGCGAAACTGTGGCCGTCCTTACCCTCGAGTACCAGCCGCGAGCCGTCCTCGCTCAGCCCGACGAGCCTGAGGTCCTCCATGCGCCGTGCCTCCCACGTCCGAGCGTTCGGGGCGCCCAGGCCCCGAGCGTCCCCGACCTTACGCGGGCCGGGGCCGAAACCGGGCACCGAACCCGACACAATGCCGTGGATGAGTCCCACCGAACCGCGCCGACGACTCGACCTCAGCCTGACCCAGGTGGTGGCCGGCGCGCTGGCCGCCGTGAGCGCGGCGTGGGCCGCCTCGGTGCTCGGGGTGGCCGGGACGGTCATCGGGGCGGCGGTGGTCTCGGTGACGATCACCGTGCTCAGCGCGGTCTACCAGCACGGCGCCCGGCGGACGGCGGAGGGGCTGCGGGCGCGGCGGCGGGCCGAAATGGCGGCTGCGCCGTGGGATGCGGACGACGACGACGAGTTCGACCTCCAGCGCACCATGGTGCTGCCGGCGCTGGACCTGGAGGATGAGCGCGGCTATCGGTGGGGCCGGATCGCGCTGCTCTCGCTCGGGGTGTTCCTGCTGGCGATGGCGGCGGTGACCGTGCTGGAGCTGTCCACCGGGGGCACGCTGGCCTGCTCGGCGTTCGGCCAGGACTGCGAGCAGCGGACGACCGTGACCCCGGGGCTGCCGGCGCGGACCCAGCCGAGACCCACCCCGACCGCGACCGCCCAGCCGTCCACATCAGCGTCCGCCTCGGCGTCGCCGACCGGCGCCGCCAGCCCCAGCGCCTCGGCGTCGCCGACCGGCAGCGCGTCCCCGGCGCCGTCGGCGACCGACACGTTCGCGGCGCCGTCCCCCACCACGAGCCCGACCCCGGCGACGACGTCGAGCCCGAGCCCCGGCGCCTCGACCGGCTAGCGCTCGACTAGCCCGGCCCGCCGCGCCCTCCGGCGTCCGGCGAGCGCGGCCAGCCCGACGATCGCCGCCACCAGGACGGCGGCGACGAGCGGCACCAGGTAGGCCCGCGGGGTGCCGACGAGGTCCGCGGCCCGGCCGCCGAGGGCGGCTCCCACCGCGACCCCCAGCCCGATGGCCGTGGTGGCCCAGGTCAGTCCCTCGGTCAACCGGTCGGCCGGGACCGCCTCCTGGACCAGCGAGAACCCGGCGATGAGGGTGGGCGAGATCACGAACCCGGCGACGAAGATCAGGACGGCGGTCGCCGCGGTCGAGACCGCGAACGGCAGGGCCACCAGGCTGAACGGAGTGGCCAGCCCCAGCACGAGCAGCTGTCGCCGCAGCGGCACCGCGAGGTGGCTGGCGCCGTAGACGATGCCGGCGACCAGCGAGCCGCCGGCGTAGAGCGCGAGCAGCACACCGGCCCGGGCCGGGTGGCCGGCGGCGCCCGCGCCGGCGACGGTGATCACCTCGATCGAGCCGAACGCGATGCCGAGCGCCGCCATCACGGCCA
Encoded here:
- a CDS encoding acetate--CoA ligase family protein, producing the protein DRGYRIPPLSDLDAAALVRSPKAAPLLFGYRGAETMDVAALEDLLLRVSRLADDLPELARLELNPVLATPSGVAVLSGSARLAPPVARRDSGARRLG
- a CDS encoding MFS transporter, whose translation is MSSAPLLAEPPSPHATPRLPAAARRLLTGTALSALGNGLVLPFLVVYLHDVRGMSTSVAGLVIAWQAVIGFAIAPLAGALIDQVGPRRVVVVSPLVMAGGAAGYALVQVPWQAFTTATVLAVGGAAMWPGVSTLMARIVPEEQRQRAFGLQFMLLNLGIGLGGLISGLAVDTSRPITFERLYLVDGLTFLLYGLIVSTLRDVGGPLPATKEHEQGGYRDVLRDRAMLRLSAVALVLLASGYGALELGYPAFVTQVLHVAPRVIAFGFVANTLAIVLGQMFAIRLIQGRSRSRVLATVGVLWAVSWGVLGLAVPISTQVVVVTLVLVAPVVFALGETIFQPVMPALVNELAPAHLRGRYNAMSSLVWNVAGVVGPAIAGLLLGAHLGGLWIAVVAGGCLVAGAAALRLRRALTPAQDGLLPAEVG
- a CDS encoding DUF5998 family protein, with the protein product MADRGTTMAGDLRAAIQRAGYYPELVAESIDTALSGQPVVSWLVHHEAAFDRDELRRHVTVLALSPTRLVVSHTDDHPADAGNPTPSATTSTETVAVRQIGSVVVSRTVADPVRHVTGTLPREVVLTVGWGAVSRLDLEPATCGDPECDADHGYTGTTTADDLSVRISAEGDGEDAVAQALEFARALSAATTAVQ
- a CDS encoding alkaline phosphatase family protein, yielding MTAAVRLEGADQLVAPAYGQDWIGALLPSLAAGMGVDGFTDLLGLDPVDRAAVLLIDGLGLDWLREQADVAPFLAAAAEAGGWRTLTAGFPSTTASSLGSLGTGLPTGEHGLVGYTFALPGAHHLLNCLRWDHEVDPHEVQPLPTLFERLASAGVAASHLGPRSFAGSGLTTAALRGARYPGAETAGELVGGVARELRAPRALLYLYYGNLDRVGHSRGCASPDWRAQLAHVDLLARQVAEALPPGAQLHVTADHGMLDVPPQARIDIESDSRLRAGVRLLGGEPRARHVYVSPGAAADVLAAWAQLLGERAWVLSREQAVAAGWFGPTVSERVLPRIGDVVAAARGDWALVAPHSQPLESALVGYHGSLTRAEMLVPLITVRG
- a CDS encoding thymidine kinase, giving the protein MAELVFFSGTMDCGKSTLALQLDHNHAARGRAGIIFTAHDRAGSGRLSSRLGLLAEAVEVSPALDFWQHVTGVLQAGGRIDYVVCDEAQFYTQEQVDALARLVDELGIDVFAFGITTDFRTRLFPGSQRLLELADRVSLLQVEALCWCGARATHNARTVDGVMVVEGEQVVVGDTEVDVAGAGGEVGYEVLCRAHHRRRMTAATATSSTLSPETLPFGNGVDAGHG
- a CDS encoding sulfurtransferase gives rise to the protein MGSPLVDVAALSAAMLTGRPPVLLDVRWQLGGPPGLSEYRLGHLLGSAFVDLDAELAGPPGIRGRHPLPDVTVLQASLRRAGVTASRPVVVYDGGSGMGAARAWWVLRWAGHPEVSVLDGGLPAWRDAGRPLAAGDGPPPAEGDFTVLPGSMPTLDADGAATLARAGVLVDVRAGERYRGEQEPIDSVAGHIPGAVNAPVTELYEPSGRLLPEPVLAARFAELLGEGRDRGPVGASCGSGVSAAQLVLALEVCGIPAALYVGSWSEWITDPTRSVATGPDPG
- the sepH gene encoding septation protein SepH is translated as MEDLRLVGLSEDGSRLVLEGKDGHSFAVPVDERIHAALRGDRARLGQLQINMESRLRPREIQARIRAGQSSEEVAVAAGVPVDRVRRYEGPILQERNHMAESARAVGVRRVTDSTSTPLGTLVATRLEERGVSPEDLEWDSWRREDARWEVLLRYSAAGRERLARWIFDPARRTIEPDDDESRWLTDEERAAPEPPSKAVRRLAPVPSPEEAPEPDEPTRQHDTVPVERMAPPAETPAASERPAPAAPAPAAAPAAKRTSKRAPVPSWDEILFGMSSKDDDSGR